The proteins below come from a single Microbulbifer sp. Q7 genomic window:
- a CDS encoding phosphonate ABC transporter ATP-binding protein → MSIALRGVGVSFGHVNTALPTEVLRNITVSVGAGEQLAIIGPSGAGKTTLLRLLATAQRPNSGELRILNTSPWSVGSGARQKLRARIGLIQQSPPLPPRQRVVTAVAAGRAGQWSRWKSLVNLVYPLDIPNIRIALAKLDLADKIFERCDQLSGGQLQRVAITRALYQRPEILLADEPVSAMDPVLADHTLFLLRREAQQRNATLVVSLHNLELALRHFPRVIGLREGEVLFDKPAAKVQQSELDRLYANQQLPTASSDRDIHRPQPRPLAPPRC, encoded by the coding sequence GTGAGCATTGCGTTGCGCGGTGTGGGCGTGTCATTCGGGCACGTCAACACAGCGCTGCCGACGGAGGTCTTGCGGAATATCACCGTCTCCGTTGGTGCGGGCGAGCAATTGGCGATTATCGGTCCCTCTGGCGCTGGCAAAACCACCCTGTTGCGCCTGCTGGCAACCGCGCAACGCCCCAACAGTGGCGAGCTCAGGATTCTGAACACCTCCCCCTGGTCAGTTGGCAGTGGTGCACGACAAAAGTTGCGCGCCCGCATCGGTCTGATCCAGCAGTCGCCCCCATTACCGCCGAGACAGCGTGTGGTGACCGCCGTCGCCGCAGGCCGTGCCGGCCAGTGGTCGCGATGGAAGAGCCTGGTGAACCTCGTCTACCCGCTGGATATTCCTAATATCCGGATCGCCCTCGCCAAACTCGACCTGGCCGACAAGATATTCGAGCGCTGCGATCAACTGTCCGGCGGCCAGCTGCAGCGCGTGGCCATCACCCGCGCCCTGTATCAGCGACCGGAAATCCTCCTCGCCGACGAACCCGTGTCCGCGATGGACCCGGTACTGGCCGACCACACGCTTTTCCTGCTCAGGCGGGAAGCGCAACAACGCAATGCCACCCTGGTGGTCAGCCTGCACAACCTGGAACTGGCATTGCGGCATTTCCCGCGGGTAATCGGACTGCGCGAAGGCGAGGTGCTTTTCGACAAACCTGCGGCAAAGGTCCAACAGAGTGAACTGGATCGGCTCTACGCCAACCAGCAGCTCCCCACCGCGTCCAGCGACCGCGACATCCACCGGCCGCAACCCCGGCCGCTGGCGCCGCCGCGATGCTAA
- a CDS encoding putative selenate ABC transporter substrate-binding protein, which yields MSKRAPLQRAKALCALLLLPATLLLGNPAAGETGQSNLTPTVLRVSAIPDEAPTELLRKFKPLGNYLEQQLGMPVKFIPVTDYAAVVESLAAERVDLAWLGGFTFVQARIKTGNAIPLVQREQDRHFTSKFITADPAVKTLQDLKGKSFVFGSISSTSGSLMPRYFMAKDAIKPEDFFSRVAYSGAHDATAAWVQAGKADAGVLNASVWDKLVANGKVDTDKVRVLATTPPYFDYNWTVRGNLPSALTAQIKAAFLALDPAIPEHKAILELQAAERFVETAPENYQSIEAAARSVGLLR from the coding sequence ATGTCAAAACGTGCCCCACTGCAACGGGCAAAGGCGCTGTGTGCGCTTTTGCTGCTACCCGCCACCTTGCTGCTTGGCAACCCTGCCGCCGGTGAAACAGGCCAGAGCAATCTCACTCCGACTGTGCTGCGGGTCTCCGCAATTCCCGATGAGGCCCCCACCGAGTTGCTGCGCAAGTTCAAGCCCCTCGGCAATTACCTGGAACAGCAACTGGGAATGCCAGTGAAATTTATCCCGGTGACGGACTATGCCGCCGTGGTGGAAAGCCTGGCGGCGGAGCGCGTGGATCTCGCCTGGCTGGGTGGCTTCACTTTTGTGCAGGCCCGTATCAAAACTGGCAATGCCATCCCACTGGTGCAGCGTGAACAGGATCGACACTTCACCAGCAAGTTCATCACCGCCGACCCTGCGGTAAAAACTTTGCAGGATCTGAAAGGCAAAAGCTTCGTATTCGGCTCTATTTCCTCCACCTCCGGTAGCCTGATGCCGCGCTACTTCATGGCCAAAGACGCGATAAAGCCGGAAGACTTTTTCAGTCGGGTCGCCTACTCCGGCGCCCACGATGCCACCGCGGCCTGGGTACAGGCGGGCAAGGCCGATGCCGGCGTGCTGAACGCATCGGTGTGGGACAAGCTGGTGGCCAACGGCAAAGTGGATACAGACAAGGTCCGCGTGCTGGCCACCACCCCGCCCTACTTTGATTACAACTGGACGGTGCGCGGCAATCTGCCCTCCGCGCTCACAGCGCAAATTAAGGCGGCGTTTCTCGCTCTCGACCCCGCCATTCCTGAGCATAAAGCCATTCTCGAGTTACAGGCTGCCGAGCGCTTTGTGGAAACAGCCCCGGAAAACTATCAGTCCATTGAAGCTGCCGCGCGCTCCGTGGGGCTGCTGAGGTGA